A single Deltaproteobacteria bacterium DNA region contains:
- the rpmG gene encoding 50S ribosomal protein L33: MRDIITLVCSECKQRNYTTTKNKKSTPQKLEFKKYCRFCRSHTLHKEGKK, translated from the coding sequence ATGCGAGATATCATTACTCTGGTTTGCAGCGAGTGCAAACAGCGGAATTACACAACGACGAAAAACAAGAAGAGTACACCGCAGAAGCTAGAATTTAAGAAGTACTGCCGTTTCTGCAGGAGCCATACCCTGCACAAGGAAGGCAAAAAGTAG
- a CDS encoding elongation factor Tu, with protein sequence IAMEKELRFAIREGGRTVGAGVISEIIE encoded by the coding sequence GATTGCGATGGAGAAGGAACTTCGCTTCGCCATCCGTGAAGGGGGACGGACCGTCGGTGCCGGCGTCATCAGCGAAATTATCGAATAA